From the Malaclemys terrapin pileata isolate rMalTer1 chromosome 13, rMalTer1.hap1, whole genome shotgun sequence genome, one window contains:
- the LOC128847997 gene encoding olfactory receptor 10A7-like, whose product MVDAEQGNQTFLTEFILLGFGTVPKLQILLFLLFLVIYIVTMAGNILIVVLVVADQHLHTPMYFFLGNLSCLETCYTSTVLPRMLASLLTGDKTISIGGCITQCYFVGFFAATECYLLAAMSYDRYLAICKPLHYATLMNGSFCLQLAAGSWISGLLASSIVTGMMLQLPFCGPNEIDHFFCEFTQIINLYRNDIYQVELLITILSALFTLPPFALTGTSYLCIISTIMRIPSTTGRQKAFSTCSSHLIVVTIFYGTLIIVYLLPNTNTLRDLNKVFSVFYTILTPMANPFIYSLRNKEVKEALRKKCQ is encoded by the coding sequence ATGGTAGACGCAGAACAGGGAAATCAAACCTTCCTCACAGagttcatcctcctgggatttgggaCTGTCCCAAAACTGCAGATCCTTCTCTTTCTGCTGTTCCTTGTGATTTACATTGTGACCATGGCCGGGAACATCCTCATTGTTGtgctagttgtggctgatcagcaccttcacacccccatgtacttcttcctggggaacttgtcctgcttggagacctgctacacctccaccgtcctgcccaggatgctggccagtctcctgactggggacaagACCATTTCTATTGGTGGCTGCATCACACAATGTTACTTTGTAGGCTTCTTTGCAGCCACCGAGTGTTATCTCCTGGCAGcaatgtcttatgatcggtaCCTAGCGATATGCAAACCACTGCATTATGCAACCCTTATGAATGGCAGTTTCTGCCTCCAGCTAGCAGCTGGGTCTTGGATAAGTGGGTTACTGGCTAGTTCCATAGTAACTGGTATGATGTTACAATTACCTTTCTGTGGCCCCAATGAAATTGATCATTTCTTCTGTGAATttacacaaataataaatctcTACCGCAACGACATCTACCAGGTGGAGCTTTTAATTACCATTCTGTCTGCTTTATTCACCCTGCCCCCGTTTGCTTTAACTGGGACATCCTACCTGTGTATCATCTCCACCATCATGCGAATCCCTTCCACCACCGGGAGGCAAAAGGCATTTtctacctgctcctctcacctcattgtAGTGACAATTTTCTATGGGACCCTGATCATTGTGTATTTGCTACCAAACACCAACACACTCAGAGACCTCaacaaagtgttctctgtctTCTACACAATTCTGACTCCTATGGCCAATCCCTTCatatacagcctgagaaacaaagaggtgaAAGAGGCCCTGAGAAAAAAATGCCAGTAA
- the LOC128847991 gene encoding olfactory receptor 10A7-like, which translates to MADTEQGNQTSLTEFILLGFGTVPKLQILLFMVFFVIYIVTMVGNILIVVLVLADQHLHTPMYFFLGNLSCLETCYTSTVLPRMLASFLTGDKTISIGGCITQCYFVGFFAATECYLLAAMSYDRYLAICKPLHYATLMNGSFCLQLAAGSWISGLLASSIVTGMMLQLPFCGPNEIDHFFCEFTQIINLYRNDIYQVELVITIVAALFTLPPFALTGTSYLCIISTILRIPSTTGRQKAFSTCSSHLIVVTIFYGTLIIVYLLPNTNTLRDLNKVFSVFYTILTPMANPFIYSLRNKEVKEALRKKCQ; encoded by the coding sequence ATGGCAGACACAGAACAGGGAAATCAAACCTCCCTCACAGAGTTCATCCTCCTGGGTTTTGGGACTGTTCCCAAACTGCAGATTCTTCTCTTTATGGTGTTCTTTGTGATTTACATTGTGACCATGGTCGGGAACATCCTCATTGTTGTGCTAGTTttggctgatcagcaccttcacacccccatgtacttcttcctggggaacttgtcctgcttggagacctgctacacctccaccgtcctgcccaggatgctggccagtTTCCTGACTGGGGACAAGACCATTTCTATTGGTGGCTGCATCACACAATGTTACTTTGTTGGCTTCTTTGCAGCCACCGAGTGTTATCTCCTGGCAGcaatgtcttatgatcggtaCCTAGCGATATGCAAACCACTGCATTATGCAACCCTTATGAATGGCAGTTTCTGCCTCCAGCTAGCAGCTGGGTCTTGGATAAGTGGGTTACTGGCTAGTTCCATAGTAACGGGTATGATGTTACAATTACCTTTCTGCGGCCCCAATGAAATTGATCATTTCTTCTGTGAATttacacaaataataaatctcTACCGCAACGACATCTACCAGGTGGAGCTTGTAATCACCATTGTGGCTGCTTTATTCACCCTGCCCCCATTTGCTTTAACTGGGACATCCTACCTGTgtatcatctccaccatcctgcgaatcccttccaccactgggaggcaaaaggccttttctacctgctcctctcacctcattgtggtgacaattttctatgggACCCTGATCATTGTGTATCTGCTACCAAACACCAACACACTCAGAGACCTCaacaaagtgttctctgtctTCTACACAATTCTGACTCCTATGGCCAATCCCTTCATATACAGCCTAAGAAACAAAGAGGTGAAAGAGGCCCTGAGAAAAAAATGCCAGTAA
- the LOC128848188 gene encoding olfactory receptor 5V1-like: MENQTTVTKFILRKLSSDPQTQICLFSMFLVIYLITLGANIVIMVVIRADSHLHTPMYFFLFHLSFVDICYSSVTVPNMLMNFLAEHKTISVNGCIIQMFFILLSIGAEIFILSAMAYDRYAAICDPLRYMERMSKGICVQLVSGAWTIGFFHALLNTVFTSKLHFCGPNQINHFSCELPPLLQRSCTDALTNQVVLLTSVVVFGSSSFLLTLISYIYIISTILRIRSVEGRRKAFSTCSSHLIVVGFWYLTAFFQYTKPSSVSSVVLDEIFSIQYSILTPMLNPIVYSLKNKEVKIALGKTLGKLKILK, translated from the coding sequence ATGGAAAATCAAACGACAGTGACCAAATTTATTCTCCGGAAACTTTCCAGTGACCCACAGACGCAGATTTGCCTCTTCTCGATGTTTTTAGTTATTTACCTAATCACTCTGGGTGCTAATATAGTGATCATGGTGGTGATAAGGGCTGATTCTCACCTTCACACCCCTATGTACTTCTTCCTCTTCCATTTATCCTTTGTTGATATCTGCTATTCCTCAGTCACGGTGCCTAATATGCTGATGAACTTCCTAGCAGAGCACAAAACTATTTCTGTCAATGGCTGCATTATCCAGAtgttcttcatcctcctctcgATTGGTGCTGAAATTTTCATTCTCTCAGCGATGGCTTATGACCGCTACGCTGCCATCTGTGACCCATTGCGTTACATGGAGAGAATGAGCAAAGGGATCTGTGTTCAGCTGGTGAGTGGGGCATGGACAATAGGCTTCTTCCATGCCCTGCTTAACACTGTTTTTACCTCCAAGTTGCATTTCTGTGGGCCCAATCAAATCAACCATTTCAGCTGTGAGCTTCCTCCTCTATTACAACGATCCTGCACTGACGCCCTCACCAATCAAGTGGTGCTTCTTACTTCTGTTGTGGTATTTGGGTCAagctccttcctcctcaccctgATCTCCTACATTTACATCATTTCCACCATCCTGAGGATACGCTCTGTGGAGGGCAGGCGTAAAGCCTTCTCCACTTGCAGCTCCCACCTTATTGTGGTTGGTTTCTGGTACCTGACAGCCTTTTTTCAGTACACAAAACCCAGCTCAGTCTCCTCTGTGGTTCTGGATGAAATATTCTCCATCCAGTACAGCATCTTGACCCCCATGTTAAACCCCATTGTCTACAGCCTAAAAAATAAGGAGGTGAAAATAGCACTAGGGAAAACATTGGGGAAATTGAAGATTCTCAAGTAG